GCGGGCCGGCTTCACGAACACCGGGTACCCGAGCGCGTCCACCGCAGCGCGGCACGCGTCGGCGTCCCGCATCCAGTCCCGGTCGCGGATCACGACGTACGGCGTGACCTCGAGCCCGGCGGCCTGGAAGACGACCTTCATGTAGTGCTTGTCCATGCCGACGGCGCTCGCGAGGACGCCGGAACCGACGTACCGGATGTCGGACATCTCGAGCAGGCCCTGGATGGTGCCGTCCTCGCCCCACGGGCCGTGCAGCAGCGGGAAGACCACGTCGACCTCGCCGAGCGTGCTCGGCACCTGGTCGGGTTCGCTGACCACGAGTTCGCGGTTCGCGCCGAACAGCACCGGCATCGCGGTCACATCGACCTCGGGGAGCTTGCCGTCGGTGATCGACAGCCGCTCGGGATCACCGCTCTCGAGCACCCAGTGCCCGCTGGTACTGATGCCGACCGGGACCACGTCGTACTTGTCCCGGTCGATGACCTGCAGGACGTTCGCGGCGGTCACGCACGAGATGGCGTGCTCGCTCGACCGGCCGCCGAAGACGACGGCCACACGAGGCTTTCGCTGACTTTCTGAGTACTCACTCACCGGCTCGACTGTAGCGGCCCTGAGATCAGGTTCCGACCGGGGTTCGGTTAAGAACCCTTCAGATCGCAGTAGGTAGCGGCTGGTCCCAGGTGACTGGCAACGCTGTCACTCCGTACACGAGTGTGTTCTCTCGGTAGTCGATCTCGTCGATCGGTACGGCGAGTCGCAGCGTCGGAATGCGGGCGAACAGCCGCGTGAACACCTCCTGCAGTTCGACCCGTGCGAGCTGCTGGCCGATGCACTGGTGCGGCCCGAACCCGAATGCGACATGCGCCGCGGCGTTCCGCTCCAGATCCAGCCGGTCCGGGTCCTCGAACACGCTCTCGTCGCGGTTGGCCGAGGACAGCGCCGCGATCAGGTAGCCGCCCGCGTCGATGGTCATCGGACCGACGGGCAGGTCGTCGGTGACGTACCGGAAGAGTCCGAAGTGCACCACGGACAGGTACCGCAGCAACTCCTCGACCGCGGCCGGTGCGAGCGAGGGATCGGCCCGCAGCGCATCGAGCTGCGCCGGATTCGCTAGCAGCGCTAGCGTGCTGAGCGCGATCATGTTCGCGGTCGTCTCGTGGCCGGCGATCAGCAGCGTGACCCCGACCGTCACCAGCTCCTCCAGGCTCAGCGGCGTACCGAGCTCCTCGCCGCGAGTGATCAGCCGGGACAGCAGGTCGTCCTCGCGATGCGCCTGCTTCGCCAGCACCAGCCCGACGATGTACTGGTTCAGCTCGTCACTGGCCCGCCCGATCTCGTCGGTCCACCCGTCGACCCGGACGAGCAGGGCGCTGCGCTCCTGGAACTCGTCGCGGTCCTCGTACGGGACGCCCAGCAGCTCGCAGATCACCAGCGACGGGATCGGCAACGCGAACTCCTGCACCAGATCGACCGGTCCGCCGGCCGCCAGCATCGCGTCGATCCGCGACTCGATCATGTCCGCGATCCGCGGCCGCATCGCCTCCATCCGCTTGACCGCGAACTCGGTCGCCAGCATCCTCCGCAGCCGTTTGTGCGCCGCCCCGTCCACCTGCAGGATCGACCCGGACTCCACCTCCCGGTCCAGATCCGCATCCGGTACGACGTGATCGGACGGCGCCAGCCGTGAACTCAGCCGGCCGTCCCGGAGCAGGGTGCGCACGTCGTCGTACCGGCTGATCACGTACGCGTCGACACCGGCCGGCGTGGACACCTTCGTGGGCTCCTCGGTACGGCGGAACGCGGCGTACTCCTGCGCCGGATCGAAGGGGCAGCCGGACGGCCTGCGAACGGGGAAACTCTCGGTCATGGGGCCTCCCGGCCTGGACTGAGGAGCGGAGGGAGCGAAGCGACCGGAGCGACGAGGGAAGGCCGGGAGTTCCAGCCCCATGACCCGCCGCGCCGGAGGCGTGGCATATGCACCGTCATCGCGCGCCCTCTCGTGGGAATTTGGTAGTGACTACCATATGGCTGACGCTTCCGATAAGGAACAGGCTGCGGCGCGTCGGAGGCGGTACCCTGCCCGCGGAGGTGCTGATGGGACTGCGCGAGGTGAAGCGGGAGCGGACCCGCCGGCTGATCGCGGACAAGGCGTTCGAGCTGTTCAGCGACAACGGGTTCGGCCGGACGACGGTCGAGCAGATCGCGGCGGCGGCCGAGGTCGGGCCGAGCACGCTGTACCGGTACTTCCCGACCAAGGAGGGGCTGGTCCTCGAGTTCGTCGACGACTGCCTGGCCGACGCGGTCGACTGGTTCCGTCAGCAGCCCGCCATGGACCTGCGGGACGGCCTGCGGGCCGTCATCGAGCGTGTCCTCGAGCAACTCGAGCGCAACCCGGACCGGATCCGCGCGGTGTTCGACCTGGCCGAGCAGGCCGGGTCGGTGAGCGCCCACCTGAACGAGCTGATCTGGCGCTTCCGCACCGATCTGGCCGATGAGCTGGTACGCCGTCTGCCCGCCGACGACCTGCGCCGCTCGGAGTTCGTGGCCGCACTGTCCGCGGGGATCGCGATGAACATCATCGAGACCGTGGTCCGCGTCTGGGTCGACACGCCGGACACCGTCGAGGCGAAGGCGCTGGCCCGGCGCGCGATGCGCCTGCTGTCCACCGGCGGCGTCCCGCTCCCCGGCGCACAGGACGCCTGAAAGACTTCGAGGCATGACTCCTGACCTCGATCCGTCCACCGTCGTCGTCCACGCAGGCCGGCCGGAGCGGGTGCCGAATGCTCCCGTCGGCGAGTCCCCGGTCTTCAGCTCGACGTACGTCGCCGGCGGAGATCGCGGCTACGGGCGGTTCGGGAACGACGCGTGGACCGCGCTCGAGGAGACCCTCGGCGAACTGGAGGGTGGCCGGGCGCTGACGTTCGCCTCCGGGATGGCGGCCGCGGCGGCGCTCATCGACCTGATCCCGGTCGGTGGCCGCGTGGTCGCGCCGCAGCACGCGTATTCCGGCGTACTCGCGCTCCTCGACCAGCAGGCCGCGACCGGCCGGCTGAAGGTTGACCGCGTCGACATCGCCGACACCGACGCTGCCGTCCAAGCGGTCGACGGCGCCGACATGCTCTGGATCGAATCACCGACGAACCCCGCGATGGAGGTCGCCGACATCCCGGCCCTCGCCGCCGCCGGTCGTGCCGCCGGCGCGACCGTCGTCGTCGACAACACGTTCGCGACTCCCCTGCTCCAGCAGCCGCTGCGGCTCGGGGCGGATGTCGTGATGCACTCGGCAACCAAGTTCATCGCCGGTCACTCGGACGTCCTCCTCGGCGCGGTCGTCACCGCGGATGACGAACTGTGGTCGGCGATCGACCTGCGTCGCCGCAGCCTCGGTGCGATCCCGGGCCCGATGGAGGCCTGGCTCGCGCTCCGCGGCCTGCGCACGCTGGCACTCCGCCTCGAGCGAGCCCAGTCGAACGCAGCGTTCCTGGCCGAGCGACTGCGCGAGCACCCGCGCGTCAGCCGGGTCCGCTACCCCGGCCTGCCGGACGACCCGGGGCACGACCGCGCCGCCGCGCAGATGTCCGGCTTCGGTGCGATCCTCGCCTTCGAACTCGGCGGTGACGCGGCCGGCGCCCAGAACGTCTGCGAGAGCACCGAACTCTGGGTACACGCGACCAGCCTCGGCGGCGTCGAGTCGATGCTCGAACGCCGCCGCCGCTGGCCGATCGAGGTCCCGACGATCCCCGAGGACCTGATCCGCCTGTCCGTCGGCATCGAACACCCCGACGATCTGTGGGCCGATCTCGAGCAGGCGCTCAGCGCCGGGATTTGAGCACCGGCCCGCCGAAGAACGTCAGGACGCACAGGACGACCGGCAGGATGAACGCGATGTTCAGCGGCATCCAGTGCGCGAGGCCGCCGATCAGTGCGGGACCCGCGAGCAGGCCGACGTACCCGAGGCCGACGACGCGGGCCATCAGGGCGCCGGACGAGCGCGGGTCGAGGTTGCCGGCGGCGGTGAACAACTGCGGTACGCCGCCCGCGAGGCCGAGGCCGAAGATCGCCCAGCCGACGAGCGCGACCGGCACCCACGGTACGACGATCACCAGCGTCAGACCGACCGCGGCCATCGCGGCGCCCCAGCGCACGATCGCCGCCGGACCGACGACGGCCGCGACCCGGTCGGTGAGGAAACGTCCCACGGTCATCGCGACCGCGAACGCGCCGTACGCGAAGGCCGCCGTACTGACCGACGTGCCGAGGATGTCGCGGAAGTGCAGCGCGGCCCAGTCGTTGGCCACACCCTCGGCCAGCATCAGGCCGAACGCGAGCCCGCCGAGCGCCCAGACCAGCTTGGCCGGCGGCTTCTCCCGCGGCGTCTCCTCGTCCGCGTCCTCCTCGGAGATCGTTGCCTCCAGCAAAAATCGGCTGGCGGCGAGCGCGATCGCGATGCAGACCAGGCCGGACAGGCCGAGCGTGACCTCGGTCGGTACGCCGCCCTTCAGCGTGGCCGCGCCGATGACGGCGGCGATCGCACCGCCGATCGACCACATCGCGTGGAAGGCGGCCATGATCGGTCGCGGATAGCCGCGCTCGACCACGACGGCCTGCGCGTTCATGCCGACGTCGATCGAGCCGTTGCCGAAGCCGACGAGGATCAGCGTGAGCCCGAGCGTCCACCAGTTCGTGGCCAGGCCGGGGCCGAAGAGCGCGATGCCGAGCAGGATGCCGGCCGCCGGAACGAGGCGGCGCTGGCCGAGCTTGTCGACGAGCGGTCCAGCGACCTGCATGCCGATGAACGCGGCGCCGCCGAGGACCAGTAGGAGCAGTCCGAGCGTGCTGTGGGTGATCCCGGTCTTCTGCTCGATGCTCGGGATGTGCACGACCCACATCCCGACGGCGAAGCCGTTCAGACCGAAGTACAACCAGGTGGCGACACGAGCGGCTCGGGGCGGTGCGGTCTGCAACTGTTCGGTGGCGGTCAAGGAGCCACCTCTACGAGTACGCCGCGTTGGGTCAGCATGGTTCGTTGGTCCTCGGGGGCTGAGTCGTCGGTGATGATCAGGTCGGGGCGGTCTGCCGGGCAGACGTAGGCGAGGGCGGCGCGGTCCCACTTGGCGCCGTCGGCGAGCACGATGGTGCGGGTGGCCACGTTCATCGCTTCCTGCTTGACCTCCGCGTCGCCCAGGTCGAAGGCCGTCAGTCCGGCGTCGAGGCTGAACGCGCACGGGCTCAGTACGGCGGCGTCGAACCGCAGCGCACGCAGCGAGGCAACGGTCAGCGGACCGACCAGCGACAGCTCTCCCTTGCGCGCCTCACCGCCCGGCATCAGCAGCCGGATCCGCGGGGCGTCGGCCAGTTCGTGCGCGACGTGCAGCGACAGCGGCATCACCGTCATCGACCGGTCGTGCAAGAGCTTCGCGGTCTCGAGGGCCGTCGTACCGCTGTCGAGCACGATCGTCTCGCCGTCGCGAAGGTGCTCGACGGCGGCGCGGGCGATCGCCTGCTTGGCGGCGACGGCGGCCTGGGCACGCAACGAGTGCGGCGGCTCGAGGCCGGACGGCATCGCGGACACCGCGCCGCCGTGGACGCGCTTCAGGACGCCCTGCGCCGCCAGGAAGTCGAGGTCGCGGCGGACCGTCATGTCCGAGGCCTCGGTCGCTTCGACCAGTTCCTGGACCGACACTCGGTCAACGCCTCGTAGTCGTTCTACGATCACTTGGTGCCGTTCCGCACTTCTCATGCGCAGAAAACTACCATCCGCCTGATCGTTCAAACAGATTGTTTGTTTGCTTGTGACTGATGACACCACACTCGTGAAGCGGTCGCGGTACGCCGTGGCCGCGGTCTTCTGCGTGCACGGATCGGTGACCGGGTCGTTCGCGACCCGGGTGCCCTGGATCCAGGAGCACGCGGGGGTGTCCGCGGGCCAGCTCGGCCTGGCGCTCGCATTCCCGGCGCTCGGCGCGGCGCTGATGATGCCGCTCGCCGCCCGGGTCAGTCACCGATTCGGGACCCGCGCCGCGCTCCGCGGGCTGCTCGCGCTCTGGACGCTTGCCCTGATCCTGCCGTCGTTCGCTCCCGGCCTGCTGACGTTGTGCGCCGCGCTGCTGATCTAC
This Kribbella sp. NBC_00482 DNA region includes the following protein-coding sequences:
- a CDS encoding D-alanine--D-alanine ligase family protein, producing MSEYSESQRKPRVAVVFGGRSSEHAISCVTAANVLQVIDRDKYDVVPVGISTSGHWVLESGDPERLSITDGKLPEVDVTAMPVLFGANRELVVSEPDQVPSTLGEVDVVFPLLHGPWGEDGTIQGLLEMSDIRYVGSGVLASAVGMDKHYMKVVFQAAGLEVTPYVVIRDRDWMRDADACRAAVDALGYPVFVKPARGGSSLGISKVNSLDELDEAVAFARAHDPKVIVEASAKSPREIEVGVLGSPNGGNPQVSVCGEIAVSGGGHDFYDFETKYLPEGEEYTALSVPADLPAEIADEVRAKALIAFDAIEAEGLARVDFFLDADNRVVINEINTMPGFTPTSMFPRLWAASGKDYAALVEHLLQLAMTRPTGLR
- a CDS encoding cytochrome P450, translating into MTESFPVRRPSGCPFDPAQEYAAFRRTEEPTKVSTPAGVDAYVISRYDDVRTLLRDGRLSSRLAPSDHVVPDADLDREVESGSILQVDGAAHKRLRRMLATEFAVKRMEAMRPRIADMIESRIDAMLAAGGPVDLVQEFALPIPSLVICELLGVPYEDRDEFQERSALLVRVDGWTDEIGRASDELNQYIVGLVLAKQAHREDDLLSRLITRGEELGTPLSLEELVTVGVTLLIAGHETTANMIALSTLALLANPAQLDALRADPSLAPAAVEELLRYLSVVHFGLFRYVTDDLPVGPMTIDAGGYLIAALSSANRDESVFEDPDRLDLERNAAAHVAFGFGPHQCIGQQLARVELQEVFTRLFARIPTLRLAVPIDEIDYRENTLVYGVTALPVTWDQPLPTAI
- a CDS encoding TetR/AcrR family transcriptional regulator, producing the protein MGLREVKRERTRRLIADKAFELFSDNGFGRTTVEQIAAAAEVGPSTLYRYFPTKEGLVLEFVDDCLADAVDWFRQQPAMDLRDGLRAVIERVLEQLERNPDRIRAVFDLAEQAGSVSAHLNELIWRFRTDLADELVRRLPADDLRRSEFVAALSAGIAMNIIETVVRVWVDTPDTVEAKALARRAMRLLSTGGVPLPGAQDA
- a CDS encoding trans-sulfuration enzyme family protein — its product is MTPDLDPSTVVVHAGRPERVPNAPVGESPVFSSTYVAGGDRGYGRFGNDAWTALEETLGELEGGRALTFASGMAAAAALIDLIPVGGRVVAPQHAYSGVLALLDQQAATGRLKVDRVDIADTDAAVQAVDGADMLWIESPTNPAMEVADIPALAAAGRAAGATVVVDNTFATPLLQQPLRLGADVVMHSATKFIAGHSDVLLGAVVTADDELWSAIDLRRRSLGAIPGPMEAWLALRGLRTLALRLERAQSNAAFLAERLREHPRVSRVRYPGLPDDPGHDRAAAQMSGFGAILAFELGGDAAGAQNVCESTELWVHATSLGGVESMLERRRRWPIEVPTIPEDLIRLSVGIEHPDDLWADLEQALSAGI
- a CDS encoding MFS transporter, with protein sequence MTATEQLQTAPPRAARVATWLYFGLNGFAVGMWVVHIPSIEQKTGITHSTLGLLLLVLGGAAFIGMQVAGPLVDKLGQRRLVPAAGILLGIALFGPGLATNWWTLGLTLILVGFGNGSIDVGMNAQAVVVERGYPRPIMAAFHAMWSIGGAIAAVIGAATLKGGVPTEVTLGLSGLVCIAIALAASRFLLEATISEEDADEETPREKPPAKLVWALGGLAFGLMLAEGVANDWAALHFRDILGTSVSTAAFAYGAFAVAMTVGRFLTDRVAAVVGPAAIVRWGAAMAAVGLTLVIVVPWVPVALVGWAIFGLGLAGGVPQLFTAAGNLDPRSSGALMARVVGLGYVGLLAGPALIGGLAHWMPLNIAFILPVVLCVLTFFGGPVLKSRR
- a CDS encoding DeoR/GlpR family DNA-binding transcription regulator codes for the protein MRSAERHQVIVERLRGVDRVSVQELVEATEASDMTVRRDLDFLAAQGVLKRVHGGAVSAMPSGLEPPHSLRAQAAVAAKQAIARAAVEHLRDGETIVLDSGTTALETAKLLHDRSMTVMPLSLHVAHELADAPRIRLLMPGGEARKGELSLVGPLTVASLRALRFDAAVLSPCAFSLDAGLTAFDLGDAEVKQEAMNVATRTIVLADGAKWDRAALAYVCPADRPDLIITDDSAPEDQRTMLTQRGVLVEVAP